GcatctattttaaaatgtaaagagTTTGTCTGAGTAAACTTCCACGATTGATTAGACCTTTTGAACTTTAGCATTTTAAATCAAACCTAGagtccataaaaaaaattccatttgtATAGCGTTTAGTCATAGCGGTACTCATTCAAATACTCATTCACTCAGTGATTGTAATTCGAATATGCTTCCGTTTTAATAATTGCAATGCAAATGCATACGAATCAAAGGGTTCAAATAATGAGAAGGCAGCACCTTTTTCGGTCGACTGAGATAAAAGTTCTACAAATTTAATAATTGTTCATACCTACTAATCATGGGAAGATGTGCAATAACTaagatcttttttattttatttttaaatgtctccAATTGCCTGCAGATAAATACAGTCAGGAATGTCAGTCCAGGAATACATGTGTTCCTCGGAGCAATGCATTCACCGTGTTACACAGAAGGTGTAAAAGTCAGTTTAATTGGATTTGTAAAGTAATGGAAGTAATGGGATGAAGTTCTAGAATGATTACGTTTTGAATTGTGCAGTCAGAAATACCACtctttcacttaaaaaaaccaaaccctTAGGTGTAGCCTAATTATACGGATTAAAATGTCCTGTTGATATATGTGACACAGTATGATGCATGTGGGTCCTGCATTAATTACACGTCACAAGCTCACTAGTTCATAAAACTTATACGCATGTTTGGAAATAACTACTTCCAtgctctttactttactttGATTTGCTCTTAGCCTGGTGTCGCCTGCTACATCACTGGTGCATCACTCCAGCAGCTAACATCTGTGTATGAGTTACACTTTGTATCCTAACATACTTTAGAAGTCGTTTCAGGCAGTACCTAAACTAACTACTTAGTAATGGTAGATTTCTACTTTCCATTGCTAAAGACGTAattaagacattattattaataataaataattgcacAACCTATTTAGCctttaaaaaaacccagaaagaaGTAAATGACACCGTTGTATGTGGCTATGATGACTATGATTTTCTATAGTCAAAGCTGTCCTTGTGCGCCCTCACCTGTTCAAGCTAAAAATGACACAGGAGGTATTTTATGTTattcgaccccccccccccccactcctctctctctctctctctctctctctctctctctctctctgtctctctcacacacagacacacacaattttttgaTGGctattaaaaatttatttagtcACAAAAATATTGCTGAAAAATTACGAGAGGCAcaaattattgtattattgtctaattatttaaaaaacaaaaaacaaaaaagcatattTATGAAGCACCCATATATTATCCATATAATTTTCGCATTTATGCATACAATTCCAGTCATATTTAAATTTGAAGATAAAATCGATCCCGAACGTTATTTATGCTGTGTGAAgcgtaaatataaatattaaagatgGAATATTTAAGAGGTATTTTACCGCAGTGCCTTTTCTACAGCTCACTGTAACACTTCTGTCTTGttcacaaagaaatgatcatgaGCTTATGcgcataaaaaaaatcatccagaGTAAAAAGTAGGCTGCAGTACATTTAGCTAATTAAAAGCTTTTCATACTTGAGAAATGAACCGCGTTTGGGAATAATGactataaatgtacatttaaacgATCCACGAAATGTCGTAGGCCTATTTTGAGAATAATCCATATACTACAACACGATTTGTCCAGTATGATAGTTTGAGACTGTAACGTCAAATATTGGTCTTACAATACGCAGTAAAGTTACAATGTTAAAATAGCCTAACTCTTAGATTACACCGAAGTCATTTCTCCTTTACAATTAATAGAAATCCTTCAAAAATTAATTTTAGGACCTCCTGATCATTTACTATATAATCAATAACGAATTTGTTTTTATGAACACTTTTAGCACTCAAAGTTGAACATGAACGCAACATATCTAAGCTTGCCTTAACGCTTAACTTGAATTCAGTGTAGTGCATCATTGTAGGTACCCCCCCAACCCGGATATTACCACTTTACTAGGAACACCTatacccctgctcattcatgccaTTATCCACGCCAGCCTGCAGCACAATGGCAACAGCACAAGGCACCAAGTCATGCCTATACAGGTCAAGGGAAAATGTgacttgttgttgttggtgtcagtatttcagaaactgcggATATCCTGGCAGTGTCACGCGCAACAGTCTTTGGAGCGacaaacaaaacgaaacaaaaccaaacaacaacaacaacaacaagaacaacaacaatatgtTCTATATGCAGAAATGCCATATGAGTGATCTGCCTGAacgaaaattattattattattattattattattattattattattactactactactactactactactactatattcactatttattattattacagaaatgTGAACTTTCAACTTTTAGCATCACTGCACACACtcagagactccgcctctctaagatactctttttatacccaatcatcctACTAACCTGTTCCCAATTTCCCTACTtagttcctccagctgtttctgtttattaacacttacttttccagccttttgttgcccccgtcccaacttttttgagacgtgttgcggtcatgaaattcaaaattacctaatttttttttccgaaaatggtacatttcctcagtttaaacatttgctatcttttctatgttctattgtgaataacatatccgtttatgagatttgcattctctttttgtttacattttacacagcgtcccaacttttttggaattggggttgtacattatCTAATATTATCTCTAAATATTATGTTACAGTGACAGTAGGTTGGATGTTGAACAGTAATTTGACAAATCGTGTGGGATTCAAAGTTTaagcatgtacacacacttttaaaaactatttatttacttatttatttatttatgcccAATAGGTATACTATGTGGTATAACCTGGCCTTACACTATGTTACAGGCTTGACTATACAATCTTCTATAGTTTATAGCTGTATATTTAGAACAGATCAAATCCAGTCCGTTTCTCAGACTTCATTCAGACTATTGTGTCATCAATATTTGAGTGAGTTTTGAAGGTACCAATCCATCTTTGTTCAATTTTCCCTTTATAGCTCTATTACAACTATAAAAACATAGAGTTTTTTGGGTTGATCTTGTTATGAAATATTCCATAGGTCATAAATGCCATCAGCATACTATAGTAGAGGGCCATACTGTGACCATACTACATTTGAGAGCATTTTCCTGTCAACTTTGGAGGAAATCCACCTTAAACTTTGCCTTTCTgtccattaataaataattttaggtGTGTGTTAATTTCTTTTAATGGACCTTTTGGGTCCAAACTACATTTCTCTATGTATCTTTTATACATAATTTACTATTACTGTAGCCTATATTTTTCAGTTAAAGCATTTATAGCAATCTTTGAACTATGGATTTTTGTGACAAAATATTGATGACAAAATGTTCTGAATCAAGTTTGGGAACAGTACATTATCTGCGATACCATACTGTATAGTTACAGttatataaacaatattcaACCTCAGACAGTATCAGACACCAGACACCACACTGAAAAGTCTAATACCAGTGtaacaaaatatttaacacacaaTGCATACTATAAATTAATGCAAACTatattacagttacatttataatcAATTTATAATCAATTAGAATGCAAATATGtcttttaaaaaagcatttcgAATCTATATGTCACTTTTGGCTTCCCATAGTCAGAGCTCCGCCTCATTGTAACGCTTGCGCGTTTGACAGAGAGATCAAGAAAGTCCGAGTGTCTGATGTTGTTCAAGTCACATGATCCTTGTCCCCTGCCACGAATGCCCGGTGCAAATTGAACAGGGGAAGAAGATCAGGTAGTGAAGATGCTGTCTGATTTGAGTTTACAAAATAGAGTTTACGGGTACGGCTCGAGTTCATCCCCCGCGCATGCGCAAAACGTCACATGTTGAGAAACCTACGCGCCCAGGGTTATACAAATCAAATGCAAACCCATCAAAACGAACATTTTTAtcctaacatttaaaaaaagcaaagtgtTTAAACGTCTGTTATTATGAATAGTATTCAGTATGGTGGTCTAAACATCCTCCATTTTGCTTCCTCGAAAAATGCACTTAAGATGATCTGATTAAGAGTACTTTCCTTACTTAATATGGAACATGATTTCCAATTTTGCATTCACAGTGGGTGGGTTAGTAGCAGGTAGGGGACACGGACCAGGTAAGTGACGGGGCCAGTTGTATTGGAGGCAACATGCATGCAGCACTCACACAGAATTTTAGACTCTTCTTCATGCTGATAGTTTAACAGGGTTTCCCCCCGTTTTTTTCAAGACGTGTATCAAAGGTGTTTAGGTTAGCATGCACGtttggagagagtgagacaatgCCATTTGTACAGCTACTCTGATAATGACGGGCTAATGAACGTTGCTGCCACTGTGGTAGAAAAATAGACATGTTTGGATGACGTTATACGTGACATTTCATACCAATCTTTCTGGTTTTACATTTCTTtggattaacaacaacaacaacaacaacaacaataattttcctgtaaaatgtgtgaaatgtttaCACTGCGGATTCGTTCCTTTGTTCCGACAAGTAAACTAAATTACCTTCTTTCTCTtgacgtctctctctctctctctctctctgtgtgtgtgtgtgtgtgtgtgtgtgtgtgtgtgtgtgtgtgtgtgtgtgtgtgtgtgtgtgtgtgtgtgtgtgtgtgtgtgtgtgtgtgtgtgtgtgtgtgtgtgtgtgtgtgtgtgtgtgtgtgtgtgtgtgtgtgtgtgtgtacacacacgcacacacacaatgcccCGAATAAAAGGCTCTTCTTCAAAGCCAGTAAATATGTTTGCCTTTGGAGCAcaatatagtaaaataaaagAACCAGCCCTTCGGCGTGTATGCAGTGATGCTGAAGGTTTCTGCCCATGCTACAGTATTTGAGGCGTTGGGAGTGAGAACGGGTTGCAGGATGGATTCCTATAGGTTGCTCCTGGCCTCTTAAACTAGGCTACCAACACTGACACTTAAGCTTTAACACTATTAGCATCCAGAGCTGTAATGAATGTCAACGAACGAGTTTAAAACGGAAATTTTGAATTGACATATTTTGTAGTTTAACATATTCAGGTACTGACCAACTCAAAGCCATAGTTCAAGGTCAAGGAGTGGCAGTTGTAGTCCAAAAACCGCCTTTTTCGGTTATAGGTTCTCAAAACATTGTTAGGTTATAGGCTATACGAATAGCCTACGTGAAGTTTCTAGCCTATTTATCGTTCGAATGTTATAAATATAGGGCTATTAATTACACTGTGTGTTAACTGTAGGTTTTTTTGTACTCGTTAAATTAAGCTATATAacttataattataaatataacgTCTTAGCAAGTTATACATTTAGGCtgtcatacatttatttatttatttatttatttttaaatgctttcaTATAGGCTAGGCCtgctataaaacaaaacaaaaaaggcaagCTTATTAGTTTATATAAAACCTAACACTGgttatttattatctttatttaaaatgatcaatTTATAAGcggacactttaaaaaaaaaagtatagccTAAGTAAGGCGCTCACTTCACCTAATGTTTAAAATCTACACAAACATCAGACTGCATTAGATGAAGCCTATAACAGTCCAACACGACACAAACTTTTAGGTCACTTATCAGTTGCTGTGAATCTTCCAAACCTCTTCTTTAATGCTAGGATCTGGACATTGGCCTTGTAGTTCCCCTGATTTGGAGGGGAATTAGGGTTAAATTTCATTAGGAATTTTAGTCTACTAAAACTAGACTTCACATCATCACGATATGCGGCGTGAAGTTAGTTATTCAGAATGTATGTTTGCCTCGTTGAaggaatttttaaaataattgtagGCTACATAAAACTCTTGCTGCTTCATTACTGGTCGATAGCGTGTTTTGGAGTGTTTACTACCAACACACAGGGCTTAATGCCGTGGAGATAGGACATCATTTAGTACGGGGGTTTTGTAATTCATGTTCacttttattttacaaagtGATCTTAATATAAATTACAAAATTTATTTGGCTTGATTCATTTTAGGCTATCATATTGCATATATTGTAATGTCTatgtaaaaatgagtaattattTGGATGATTTAGTTTAATTaaatctgattattttattatttttacggAGTCCAAAAAAAAGGCAGGAACCAACAAGAGTACCGAGTAGTACTATCTCTAATCtttggttttcattttcatgtgtgtgtgtgtgtgtgtgtgtgtgtgtgtgtgtgtgtgtgtgtgtgtgtgtgtgtgtgtgtgtgtttgtttaaatcaATAAGTAAATACAAGTAAATCACGTCTTTGTTATTTAACTCCCATTGGTACCTGACTCTTCGGACACCCTGTAGTTCGATTAAAATAAAGtgatatacatttatacaaacaGAGAATACGAAATTTCGTTTAAAATATTGGGTTAATGCCCAAGAATAAGTAATGAGGAGTTTGATTTTTAGACACGAATAAAGTTCAAGTGCTTGCTATGAATCAAGGCAtgaataaattgataaataatataattacacCAAGTGGACCATTTTTTGTAttgctgaaaaaaatgaattgaaaagAATTTAAATTCTTCTGTGCGTCCTCCTAAAATTACGGATAAAACGTGTGCACGCGCAAACTCTTTTGCTCTTCAACCTGCATACTGGACTTCTTTCCGCGTAAGATATCCTATAGGCATCTGTACAGACGTTACTTTTCACACTCTTTGGACAAAACCCGCTCCacacttctaaaaaaaaaaaaaaataaataaataaataaaaagagagagaaactggcGATTTTCTATCGAAGTTATTCAACTGCAAGGAGCCGCAGCAAAAAATTACTGTTACTAAAATGAACGGATTTACCTCTCTTTCATACAATGCATCATACAAACAGAAGACCAGTAAACGTAGAAGTCATTTCAGAAGCGTTTAAATCAGTGGACCATTATTTTTTCACTGAGACGCTCCTTCAAATCCTGAATGGACCAATAGGTCAGACATTCAACTTGACCTTGGCCAGGCCgcatataaaacacacacacacacacacacacacacactgttgtctGTCTTAGTATCTCATAAACTCAAGGGAAGCCGCCAGGACTTTAATTACATTAGCAAAAGTGAACGTTTCTTTTTAGCACTGAGATTCTTTGCGGTGAAATGTATGTTTGTTGTATAGGGCATTAAGTTTCGGTGGTAAATACTGATATATCTgcacaaaatgtgaaatgtgagtGCGAATAAAGATATTGATAGAGATAAATCAACGCACTTTTGGAAAATACTTTTTGAGAAAATCAGTTTTGCCCATTCTGTCCATAAATACACTGAGCTGTTATTTGTACGTCGGCATGTGCTTGGCTGTTTACAAGGGTAACCACAGAATTAGTGGAAGTCAGGATTTTTGATTCCGACAGAGCAGCAGAATGTTTTGTCTGCTTTCCACTATTATAAATTATGTTAAGCCTGTAGAAATGAAGATGTAGGGCTTTAGATACATTTGCACACTTACCTTACGTACCTCTCTACCTCCTTTGACTGGAATGTTCGTTTATAGCGCCGCATTTTCTTTAGTTTAAACGCGTACGATTGAAACGTCCTCCTAGACATATCACGTGGACACACGAACCAATGAAAACACGACCTTGGGAGGCGGTTAGGGCGAGTCTGAGTATCTGGACTTCTGCTGAATTAGTTTTCTGTGCTGCTGTTCATTTCAGAAAACGTTTAAGTGACGGAGCAGCACGCGTCGATGTCCGACTGGTTATGACAACGTCACTGGTCCTGCGCCCGCGCTGGACCGACCCGGTCATGTTTTTATATGACAACTCCAGTGCTCTGGACGACGCAGTCAGGAACATGGACGCATTTGCGGGAGGCAATTTTGCACCGAGCTCGTGCAGAAATCTCATAGCTCCCAGCGCTGCCTACACGTCAAGTAAAGTGACTACTGCAGGAGTTGGTGAGCCTGGAAAACAGTGCAGCCCGTGCACGGCCTCGCAGGGATCTGGCGGCGCATCGCTGCCTTATGGGTATTATGGCAGTGCTGGATATTACTCATGCCAAGTGTCTCACTCCCACTGGGCTGGCAGTGGGGTTAAACCGTCCGCTCATTCGCCAGCCTCTGCCGCCTCGCAACACGGAGATAAATATACGGATATGACAACCCCGTCGGCCGAAGATTATCTAACTTCTCGAGCCAAGGAATTCACATTCTACCCGGGCTATAGTTCGAGTCCGTACCAGCCCGTTGCCGGCTACTTGGATGTACCTGTGGTGCAGGCTGTGAGCGGGCCATCAGAGCACAGGAACGAGTCTTCTTTACTGCCTGTGGAAAGTTATCAGCCGTGGGCGATCAGCGCTAGCGGCTGGAACGCGCAAGCCTACAGTGACAAGGAGCAACCGCATTCAAGAGACTTGTGGAAATCATCTGTACCAGGTAAAAAGAAACATCATGCATCAGATTCTTCAGGAATGTGATTCTAcgattatataaaatattataacggtaaatatttaatgttgctGCTGCATGGTGAGCACAGTCATAACCACATGCATAGCATGAattgaaatcaaatgaaattattttaatgaaataatatcaaATTTGACTTTCATACCAGTCGAATGACTTGAtgtactgatgacattttttcaaacaactgcattttggattttctttctttcagacgCAAGTTCTTACCGGCGCGGCAGAAAGAAACGCGTCCCATACACCAAGGTGCAACTGAAAGAACTCGAGCGCGAATACGCGGCCAACAAGTTCATCACCAAGGACAAGCGTAGGCGGATATCGGCCCTGACCAGCCTGTCTGAACGACAGGTGACCATCTGGTTTCAGAACCGGCgcgtgaaagagaaaaaagttgtcaacaaattaaaaactaacggttaaaaacaacagaaaggGACCATCGGGTCTACGAACGGACACACAAAGCTATACATGTCAGTAAACGTTTTAGTGAATTCTTCGTTTGCCTGGACTGCCGGTTCTCACACAATACTTTTGTCAGATTCAAATGTAACGTTGAAGCGGAGCGACGTTTTCCGCTCTGCGCCATGGCTGTGGTGCGCAGTGTGTGATTTCCACAACTCTGGACTCACTAAGAGCTTCACTAACTCTCTGTGTTCTGAAAATCCTATATTTACTCCTCTTAAAAATGACACGAATGTGGGTGCTGGCTAGTCAGTTGTTGACTGGATCCGTGCTAAAATTcaacgttttttgtttttttttgctcgtgGTCTCACACCTTGTGCTCAACGATAAATATAAGGAGAAACCTCTTGATAAATTCTTTCCCTATTTCATGTACAGTACCAGTTTAATAGGCTAATTATGTCTGTATAATTAGAATATTTTATCCTTATCCATCTAAATAGCCTTCTGGAGTGATAGAGGTCATCTGCCTGTATGTTAAACGAATGTTTTTCAGGTACGTCTCAATTAAACCACTGATATGCTCAACGATTGAACCGTTTTCTTTCGACGTCACCATCTTCAAGTCACCAAAAGAATTCTGCCTGAAATGTTCAGTCAATTTATTCACACCTTTGTAATAGGATTCGTAATTCCTCACGTCAACTCAACACAAATTGTATGTAAAAAAACgcaaataaaattattacaaTCTTATAGTTATTTccaacttcctttttcattttgtacGGAACATGCTGATCTGCAATCATGTGTAGAGCAACATCGCCATCTACTGACGTGTGGATTGGTTCCGTTCATTAACTGTGAATACTTCCTCGAAATTGTACTGTGATTTCTGGTCCAGAAGTCGTTTCCCTTAACGCAAACAAACATAACTGTTACTTGAACTTATGAATAGCCTACATACGATATTGCAAATTCTAACCATTAGAGCAGGCATTTGACATCTTTCACTACTTTAATGCAGTTAGTTATGTAGTGAATTCAGGCTTTAGGCTTGTCCGATATAATCATATTGTCCTTACACGATATTACATTACTACGATATGCAGTGACTTTAtctcatattatattatattatattattttatattattttatattattttatattatactacCAGACCTGCCAACTATTAATcgtcaataataaaaaaaatgtgaatattaaaCAACcgaaaatctttattttaacTGCATTACTGTGGAATCACTTAAAATTCACCTTCCAGctgattttttggggggattgAGACAGTTCCATACTGTACAGCTGATAATATTATTTCTATATGCCACAAACCATAGCATACAGATAGGATAAACTGGTCATTTCAAATTAATGAATGGAATGGAATTAAAATGAGTTGTGGTTTGctcatctactgtatattattttctattaatttttattaagcagcaaaatggcaaaatgcaTATATTATAGGGTAGAAATAACGACAGGCTGTACATAGATCGATTCATAACACATTCTTGAAATGTCTTTTATGTGTTAGAGAGGAATTTATTGTTGTTCAAAATCTATTAGAGATAAATCTAATCTTGTATCCTTTTATTACTGTTCATTACAACTTTCCATAAAAAAATCCTTGTTATATTAagtatatataattacacataTTACTTAAACATCTATATATGGGGCATCTTCCcacatgtatatgtatttacTTTAACTAAATTGGTAAAAATGTGAATCTTGACAAATGTCATTTGAATAAATTTACTGAAAAGGAGTGTTTCATAATGACAAATCAAAGTACAGAAGCCCagttacagagagacagagagagagacagagagagagagagagagaaagagagagaaagggaggtcTATCTGAAAGGCAAACTCATTTCTTCATGAAATCGTTCAATAAAATGCAACACTTTTTAAAACCGAAAACATGTAACAATAGCAAAAATTACCATGCAATGAGACTAAATTGTTCCACTCAGTTATAGGTTGTGATGATTTATGTCAACATGAAGTAGTGCACACACAATTTATAAATATGCTGAAGTGAGTTTTGGTGCCATTTGTGATCAAGAGAAAAACTAAAGGTAGGGGGGTCATCTTATCACAGGGGGCGTCTTccctcatctatctatctatctatctatctatctatctatctataattcACTGGCTAAAGAATGCGtggacatgatttttttttttctgagtaaAATGATATTTCTTGCGCCCCCTAATGAGCAAATTCGAAATGGCACctaaaattgatttaaaaatccGATTGATCTGTTCATTAGTATTGCTCATAATAATGGTTccatcatgttcatttaaaagactaagtaaaatattttttaaaaatgtaaataatataagatttgcaaatgttttaaataatgctGCTTTAAGAGAAACAGGTGATCAAAGAGGAGCTGTACAGCGAATAAGTAAGTATGGGTATTTTACCTGATGACTTGCAGGGTGATGTGGAGGAACTGCAGGTGAAACCGCTAGTACAGTTTTTCCCCTTAGTACTGAACCTCGTAATGACCCGATGTTAGATATAAAACTGAAAGAGCTTGGGCTGGCATTAAAAAGACAGGAGCATGAGATTCAACTAGCTCATCTCTGCTCTGTCAAAATTGAGGCCCAGCAAGATACTAAGCTGCGAAGTTTGGAGTCCCTACATAGACGACTTGTCCCGTTACCATGCTCTAGAGTTCCCTCTTCACCAGTGTTTGCTATTGCTATGTCTCAATATAAAACTGTTAACTTTGAGTCTTCAAATGATGGACAGCTGACCTATGATGTGGCAAAGCACATCAAACTTGTTTATTGAATCTGCTCTGGAGAAAAGTGTTCTCTTTGAGAAATGGTGCCTAGCTAGTAAGACCACAGACATCAGGCCATCTGATGTCTG
The sequence above is drawn from the Ictalurus furcatus strain D&B chromosome 24, Billie_1.0, whole genome shotgun sequence genome and encodes:
- the hoxa13a gene encoding homeobox protein Hox-A13a yields the protein MTTSLVLRPRWTDPVMFLYDNSSALDDAVRNMDAFAGGNFAPSSCRNLIAPSAAYTSSKVTTAGVGEPGKQCSPCTASQGSGGASLPYGYYGSAGYYSCQVSHSHWAGSGVKPSAHSPASAASQHGDKYTDMTTPSAEDYLTSRAKEFTFYPGYSSSPYQPVAGYLDVPVVQAVSGPSEHRNESSLLPVESYQPWAISASGWNAQAYSDKEQPHSRDLWKSSVPGKKKHHASDSSGISYRRGRKKRVPYTKVQLKELEREYAANKFITKDKRRRISALTSLSERQVTIWFQNRRVKEKKVVNKLKTNG